In Aspergillus luchuensis IFO 4308 DNA, chromosome 1, nearly complete sequence, the following are encoded in one genomic region:
- a CDS encoding cytochrome P450 (COG:Q;~EggNog:ENOG410PN22;~InterPro:IPR001128,IPR002403,IPR036396;~PFAM:PF00067;~TransMembrane:1 (o23-43i);~go_function: GO:0004497 - monooxygenase activity [Evidence IEA];~go_function: GO:0005506 - iron ion binding [Evidence IEA];~go_function: GO:0016705 - oxidoreductase activity, acting on paired donors, with incorporation or reduction of molecular oxygen [Evidence IEA];~go_function: GO:0020037 - heme binding [Evidence IEA];~go_process: GO:0055114 - oxidation-reduction process [Evidence IEA]), giving the protein MEQYDLLAPGNLVRFVGDVLKTIGWPAIVAILVSICVVTRLITEYQSRSRGISEGRPRPVRTVPYWLPWLGHGPAFAWDHVDLIQKSRKSMKEAVFGIYMGGTKHDIVLAPSLVNSVLAARGTSSTDLINYALEKIFGDRGVVRKLNPVDHHTLNHNIPNLLMREPFLTEGTRTATRLIEREIPNLVTNCRSIVDQMLWERGSQAIVVDGEDPLACEVNFFALIRRFVGHVTTAIFMGEAILEAFPALLEDVFTLDNQFVPLSMGIPRLAHPGVSAAHVARRRLLDSLTEYHQAFVAWDDGIDPGLTFRDLDDISEPIKERIRKCKELGLSARSSAPIHLSLLWAMNGNSPNVVFWHLLRMYASPTLLEEIRKEVAPYVKIVRQESGFAFQEAPKLSIDTDALVKSCPLLKASFYETLRLDSAPLSFRGVTADLTITESAEDAAIAGVAQPRSYELKKGDTVAIPHAVLHTDPKYFANPRDYDPMRFISTDSETGQRKANVHTIKPFGGGVSGCEGRAFAERKLLAFAAAIITMWDVKPAQEGGFTIPEHRPSGAAYLPRKDVRVRITQRA; this is encoded by the exons ATGGAACAGTATGACTTGTTAGCGCCAGGGAATCTTGTACGATTCGTCGGCGATGTTCTCAAGACTATCGGATGGCCAGCCATAGTGGCTATTCTGGTCTCCATCTGCGTGGTGACTCGTCTCATCACCGAATATCAAAGTCGTTCCCGTGGGATCTCCGAGGGACGTCCGCGTCCCGTAAGGACGGTGCCATATTGGCTGCCCTGGCTAGGCCATGGCCCGGCTTTTGCCTGGGACCATGTTGATCTCATTCAAAAGTCCAG AAAGTCGATGAAGGAGGCCGTGTTTGGAATCTACATGGGTGGCACCAAACACGATATTGTCCTGGCCCCATCCCTGGTCAACTCGGTATTGGCTGCTCGGGGTACCTCCTCGACGGACTTGATCAATTATGCCCTTGAGAAGATCTTTGGCGACCGAGGTGTGGTTCGTAAATTGAATCCTGTAGACCATCATACGCTCAACCACAATATTCCCAACCTTCTCATGCGGGAGCCTTTTTTGACCGAAGGCACCAGAACCGCTACCCGCTTGATTGAACGGGAGATCCCTAATTTGGTGACCAACTGCCGAAGCATCGTGGACCAGATGCTGTGGGAGCGCGGAAGCCAGGCTATTGTCGTTGACGGGGAAGACCCGCTTGCCTGCGAGGTGAACTTTTTCGCCCTCATCAGAAGGTTCGTTGGACACGTTACTACGGCAATTTTCATGGGCGAGGCCATTCTTGAGGCTTTCCCTGCCCTGCTGGAAGATGTGTTCACGCTGGACAATCAGTTTGTGCCTCTGTCCATGGGCATCCCTCGGTTGGCCCACCCTGGGGTTTCTGCAGCGCATGTTGCCCGTCGACGGCTCCTCGATTCTCTTACAGAGTACCATCAGGCCTTCGTTGcttgggatgatgggattgATCCTGGACTCACGTTTCGAGATCTTGACGACATCTCGGAACCTATAAAGGAGCGGATCCGCAAATGCAAAGAGCTAGGACTTTCTGCAAGGTCTAGCGCACCAATACATCTATCCTTGCTTTGGGCGATGAACGGAAACTCCCCGAATGTTGTCTTTTGGCACCTTCTCCGGATGTATGCCAGCCCTACGCTCCTGGAAGAGATTCGCAAGGAGGTCGCTCCTTATGTGAAGATTGTCCGGCAGGAAAGCGGCTTCGCTTTCCAAGAAGCCCCCAAGCTGTCAATCGATACAGATGCCCTAGTCAAATCGTGTCCTTTGTTGAAGGCAAGCTTCTATGAGACATTGCGCTTAGATTCAGCGCCTCTGTCGTTTCGGGGAGTTACCGCTGACCTCACCATCACGGAATCCGCTGAAGATGCCGCTATCGCCGGCGTAGCGCAGCCTCGGTCATATGAGCTCAAGAAGGGCGATACCGTGGCTATTCCGCACGCTGTTCTCCATACAGACCCCAAATACTTCGCTAATCCTCGTGATTATGACCCAATGAGGTTCATCTCTACCGACTCCGAAACCGGCCAGAGGAAAGCGAACGTACACACCATCAAGCCATTTGGTGGCGGAGTATCGGGATGCGAGGGCCGTGCCTTTGCAGAGAGGAAGCTCCTTGCGTTCGCCGCGGCAATCATCACCATGTGGGATGTCAAGCCCGCCCAAGAGGGAGGCTTCACCATTCCTGAACATCGGCCGTCTGGCGCGGCATATCTGCCTCGGAAGGATGTCCGGGTGCGGATCACGCAGCGTGCTTAA